Proteins encoded within one genomic window of Formosa agariphila KMM 3901:
- a CDS encoding nucleotide exchange factor GrpE, producing the protein MSKEENQKDVEVDNIEEQVEGQVEDQVVENQEVSVEEELQIKLKEEKDKFLRLFAEFENYKKRTSKERIELFKTANQDVMVALLPVLDDFDRAYSEISKTKEKDLLKGVELINNKFRNVLQSKGLEVVEVAAGDTFNADHHEAITQIPSPTPDLKGKIIDVIEKGYKLGEKVIRFPKVVIGQ; encoded by the coding sequence ATGAGTAAAGAAGAGAATCAAAAAGACGTAGAAGTCGACAATATAGAAGAACAAGTAGAAGGTCAGGTAGAAGATCAAGTCGTTGAAAATCAAGAAGTATCTGTAGAAGAGGAATTACAGATAAAATTGAAGGAAGAGAAAGACAAATTTCTAAGATTATTTGCTGAGTTCGAAAATTATAAAAAACGAACGTCTAAAGAACGTATTGAATTATTTAAAACTGCCAACCAAGATGTCATGGTTGCGTTATTACCTGTTTTAGATGATTTTGACCGTGCTTATAGCGAAATTTCAAAAACAAAAGAAAAAGATCTTTTAAAAGGGGTGGAGTTAATAAACAATAAGTTTAGAAATGTACTTCAATCTAAAGGTTTAGAAGTTGTAGAAGTCGCTGCTGGAGATACTTTTAATGCAGATCACCATGAAGCAATTACTCAAATTCCTTCTCCAACACCAGACTTAAAAGGAAAAATTATAGATGTTATTGAAAAAGGTTACAAATTGGGAGAAAAGGTAATCCGGTTTCCTAAAGTGGTAATAGGACAATAA